Genomic DNA from Theobroma cacao cultivar B97-61/B2 chromosome 3, Criollo_cocoa_genome_V2, whole genome shotgun sequence:
TGTGGGTTCGCATTATTAATGGAAAGTATGATCAATCTATTGTCATGGAGCATCGCATACTTGGAATGCACTGAGTAAACTGTGGAATGTCTTcaacaataatttacaatgggTTTTAGGTGATGGTCTCTCGATTCACTTTTGGAAGGATATTTGGTTTGAAGATACCTCTCTTTTAGAACAAGCCATACTCCTAATATTGTAACAAGTGAGAATTGTTGCGTTCGGGAATTCTTATTAGATACTGATGAGTGAAATCGTGAGAAGTTAGCTACCTGCCTACCTAGTGATTTAGTGAACAAGATTCTGGTGTTTCTTCCTCCATCGTTATCTTTCAAACCAGATACACCATACTAGGCTCCATCAGCTTCAGGGGTTTGTACTATAGCGTTAACATATGAGGTGTTGTGAGAAGATTATCCAAATTACATAGGACAACAAAGCATAAAATGGGCTATTGCGTGGAAGTGGGATGGTCCTCAACGAATACACACCTTTCTAGTGCAATGTCTTCATGGAAAGTTATTGACTAATTTAGAGCGTAGGAGAAGGAACATGTCATCTTTGACTACTTGTGCGTTATGCTCAGTATCAGATGAATCGGTATTACACCTCTTAAGAGATTGCCCACACTCAAAAGAGGTATGGTTGAAATTGGGGTCACGAATGGGCTATGGGAACTTCTTCGATTTATTTTTGTCAGATTGACTGTTAActaatctaaaaaattataatatttgtgTTGATGGTATTCCCTGGgctattttatttggttttacttGCTAGTATATTTGGAAGTGGAGGAATGTAAAAGTTTTTGACGAAAAGTTGATACCCATGGATAGGAAGTTATCGATGATAAAAGGCTTAGTTGCTGCATCATATCATGCTGTCCAAATTCTCTGTACACATAGTAGGCTGAATGGAtataaaagagaaatgctAGTTGGATGGCAAAACCCTCCACAAGGTTGGGTGGCAATAAACACTGATGGTGCATTACGTTGTAATACAAACAAGGCAGCTGCAGGTGGTGTTTTACGGGACTACAACTGATATTGGTTAGGTGGCTCTGCTGCAAAATTGGGGAAGTGTTCTTCCTATAGGGCCGAGTTATGGGGAGTCCTACATAGCCTTCGTATAGCAAAGGATAAAGGATTTCATAGGATATGGCTACAGGTGGATAATAAAATCGTGGTTCAGGCAATTACCTTTAGTGCATTGTATCCATGTGCGAATTCTGATTTACTAAACGCTATTCATGGACTGTTGCAACTTGACTAAGaggtaaaaatttattatatttatcgAGAACTAAATATGATAGTTGATGGTATGACTAACATTGGTTTTAATTTAGATAATAGCTTTATTCTGTTTGATGTATCACCTCCAGAAATCAGTTCAAGGATGTTCAATGATGTATTGGGAGTTTGTTTCTCAATAATTgttagaaattaataaaaatttcctttcaaaaaaataaacttatttaattatttttaaataatttaaaattttatttaaaaattatgtcaaTTTTTATCTACCATTGATTATTCAtttatcaaagaaattttatcacTTCATTAAGCTacaaaatgtgaaatttatgGTGTTGTTAAGTCATGTTTCTCCGCTAGTATTCTTTGCATTGCTTTTCTTCTCGGATGCTTGAGCTTCCTTTCCACTAGAACAAGACCGAAATTAaacatttctctctctctccatctTTCGCTTCTTTCTTCTCAACACTTCCAAAACTGTAGATTTCATTTTCCTGAAACATCGATTTACTTAGCTTATTTTCGCTTAGTTCATCGAAATATCGGTCGAGTAGAATTGATCTTTGATTATGCGATTCTTTAGAAGAATAGCGGGGCTTCTGGGGTTTGTCAGAGACGATGGGCACGAAGTGAAAGAAGAGAACGACCATCACAACAGCAATAACAACAACAATAATCAACCGCCCAGCAACCGTCCCGTTTTCCAAGAAACTGGCCTTCCACGAAGGGGATTCAGCGTCCCTGTTCAGGTCGCCGTCGATCGTCCCCAGCCTGGCCCTCTGCTCCTCCCCTGCACTTCCGGTGACGGCGGCGTCCAGGTCCATCTCagattctttcattttctttattggtgtttttctttctaagaTGTGGGTTTTTGATGTATTGTTTTAATGGTAAATGTAGTTACGAGTTGACTTCTGGGTAATAAAATTAGGAAGCTTTAAGGTGATTTTATGCATAAGCGATTAATTATTGCTAATCCTTTTTAGCATGgttaaagaagaaagcaatTTCCGAACTAATTAGTTTGGAATTAAGACAAGATAGCGCGAATAACTAAACATATGTAAGAAAGAAGTGACtttgaattgtttaatttGGTTTAAAAGAGCTTGAGGTTTGCTGGGCTTTAAAGATTTACTATAATCATTTTG
This window encodes:
- the LOC18606058 gene encoding uncharacterized protein LOC18606058; the encoded protein is MRFFRRIAGLLGFVRDDGHEVKEENDHHNSNNNNNNQPPSNRPVFQETGLPRRGFSVPVQVAVDRPQPGPLLLPCTSGDGGVQGLKWYAKRLRIDEDGDVADEFLDEVLPETSSAASAENEQKPFPKFKVKYTTRPAKVKTQVLSHDGKIQQCVEYQGSLQWV